In Haliscomenobacter hydrossis DSM 1100, the DNA window CCGTAGAATGCCCTGGCCTGGGTCCAATCACGGTGGATGTCGCTTACGGTGGCAACTATTACGCCATTGTGGATGTACAGCCTAATTTTCCAGGTTTGGAGCACTACCCGGCTGAACAACTGGTGGCCTGGGCCCGCGAATTGCGCAAACGCATCAATGCCCTGTACACTTTTGTGCATCCTGACGATCCAACCATCAACGGTTGCAGCCATATCCAGTGGACGGGCAAAACGATTGATCCGACTTCCACTGCCCGCAATGCCGTTTTTTATGGTGACAAAGCCATCGACCGCTCGCCCTGTGGTACGGGGACTTCGGCGCGGATGGCGCAATGGTACACCCAGGGAAAATTGCAGGCTGGCGATGAGTTTGTACACGAAAGCATCATCGGTTCCAAATTCATTGGCCGCATTGAGGAAGAAACAACCCTGGCTGGCAAACCCGCCATTCGTCCCAGCATTGAAGGTTGGGCCCGGGTATACGGCCTAAATACCATTACAATAGATCCTGAGGATGACCCGTATGCGTATGGGTTTCAGGTTATTTAAAGGGTTCGGGGTTCGGGAGTTCGATGTTCGGGGGTTGCACACAATCCTCCTTCGAACCCTCGAACTCCCGAACCTTCGAACCCCCGAACCCTCATACCATGAAAAAAGCAATCATCGTCGGCGGCGGCATCATCGGCCTCAGCTCCGCCTATTACCTCAGCCGTGCGGGCTGGGACATCACGGTCATCGACAAAGGCAATCGCCGCAACAACTGCTCGACGGGCAATGCGGGCTACATTTGTCCCAGTCACTTTGTGCCCCTGGCCACGCCGGGTATTGTGGCCCAAGGGATGAAATGGATGCTCAATTCACGCAGCCCCTTTTATGTGCAGCCACGCCTGAGTTGGCCATTGATCCAGTGGGGAATCCAGTTCATGCGCAGCGCTACGGCTCAGCATGTGGAAGCCTCGGCCCGCCCATTGCGGGACATTGCCTTGTTCAGCATGGCCTGTTATGAGGAGTTGAAAAAAGAACCTGGTTTCGACTTTTTTTATGCCCACGACGGCATGTTGGAAGCGGTACAAACTGCTGAAAACGTCCACCACGCCAAAGAGACCGCCGCGGTCGCACGCGACTTGGGCCTCGACGCCGAATGGCTCGATAAAGATGGCGTAAAAGCCATCGAACCCGATGTAGAGATGAACATCCGGGGAGCTACCTGGTTCCGTTGCGATGCCCACTGCAACCCCGAACAACTGGTGCAAAACCTGGAGGCCTATCTGCGCCAGCAAGGCGCAACCTTACTGGAAGACACCGAGGTAACCGGATTCAAAAAGCAAAACGGTGAAATTCGGGAGGTCATCACCAATGGGGGAGCGTACACTGCTGATTTGGTGGTGTTGGCCACTGGTTCCTGGAGTCGGGAAATGGCCGCCAAAATGGGGCTGAGTTTGCCCCTGGTGGCCGGACGCGGGTACTCTTTTCTAACTGATGCCTCAGACTTCCCCCTACGCCGCCCGGTGATCCTCACCGAAGGGCGAGTTGCAGTAAGTCCTTTTGCAGCGCAGATTCGTTTTGGGGGCACCATGGAAATTACGGCCATCAATACGCCACCGCGTTACAAACGGGTAGAAGGCATCGTACAATCAGCACGTGATTTTTTCCCCAACCTGAAGATTGAGCAGCCTAAACCGGAAGAGGTTTGGTATGGCTATCGCCCGTGCTCGGCGGATGGTTTGCCTTACATCGGGCGTTTGCAACACACGCCGAATGTGATTGTGGCGACGGGGCATTCGATGCTGGGTTTGAGTTTGGGGGCAGGTACGGGGAAGCTGGTGGCGGAATTGGCGGAGGAGCAAGCTACGAGTGTGGATTTGGGGGTGTTTTCGCCGGAGCGGTTTGGGTGAAATCAGGTCTTTAATCAAAGGAAACAAATAAACAATTCATATCCAAAGTACTATCCACTACACTCAAACTGTGTTCATTGGGCACGAGCGAAAAAGTAGTGAGCAGGGTAACAAACAACTGCTTTGGACTAGCTGTAGCGGATTTAAAAATAGCTTTTTTTAACCGAATTTCTTCGGCCTGTTCTTTGGTCAACACGAAAGGGGACTGATAAAACTTGATCTCAAACAGATTTATGGCTTGGTCATTGCGATCAATCAGTAGATCAACTTGAATACCTCGTCCAAAATCACTCTTTTTTAAATAAAAAGCCGAAGCTTCGGTATAAACGCCACTGATACCCAAGGCTTTTTTGATCGCAGGAATATGTTTTAAGCAAATGCTTTCATAAGCGTAGCCACTCCAGCTTTTCCAGGCTTGGGTTTGGGCAAGTCGTTCCCAGGTTCCGGCCCCTTCACCACGTTTGTCTTCAATAAATTGGAGATAAAAAAGGGAATACTCATCCGTTAAGCGATACCGCAATTCTTTTTTCTTTTTGCCAAAAGCATAAAAGGTTGTGATGAAACCAGAATTGGCCAATTCTTCTAAAATTCGGGTTGAACTACCCCCAT includes these proteins:
- a CDS encoding 4-hydroxyproline epimerase, which produces MNSFFCIDAHTCGNPVRLVAGGGPQLEGKDMSEKRQHFLAEYDWIRKGLMFEPRGHDMMSGSILYPPHDPKNDVAVLFIETSGCLPMCGHGTIGTITIALEHGLINPKVPGKIRMEAPAGLVEISYQQEGKKVKSVRLTNVKSFLAAEKLPVECPGLGPITVDVAYGGNYYAIVDVQPNFPGLEHYPAEQLVAWARELRKRINALYTFVHPDDPTINGCSHIQWTGKTIDPTSTARNAVFYGDKAIDRSPCGTGTSARMAQWYTQGKLQAGDEFVHESIIGSKFIGRIEEETTLAGKPAIRPSIEGWARVYGLNTITIDPEDDPYAYGFQVI
- a CDS encoding NAD(P)/FAD-dependent oxidoreductase — protein: MKKAIIVGGGIIGLSSAYYLSRAGWDITVIDKGNRRNNCSTGNAGYICPSHFVPLATPGIVAQGMKWMLNSRSPFYVQPRLSWPLIQWGIQFMRSATAQHVEASARPLRDIALFSMACYEELKKEPGFDFFYAHDGMLEAVQTAENVHHAKETAAVARDLGLDAEWLDKDGVKAIEPDVEMNIRGATWFRCDAHCNPEQLVQNLEAYLRQQGATLLEDTEVTGFKKQNGEIREVITNGGAYTADLVVLATGSWSREMAAKMGLSLPLVAGRGYSFLTDASDFPLRRPVILTEGRVAVSPFAAQIRFGGTMEITAINTPPRYKRVEGIVQSARDFFPNLKIEQPKPEEVWYGYRPCSADGLPYIGRLQHTPNVIVATGHSMLGLSLGAGTGKLVAELAEEQATSVDLGVFSPERFG